From a single Stomoxys calcitrans chromosome 4, idStoCalc2.1, whole genome shotgun sequence genomic region:
- the LOC106089810 gene encoding uncharacterized protein LOC106089810 isoform X1 → MLMFNCIWSPILLIFIFSNAQNCIFGNMLGDRKMPSSINPKWAERNQKPIAISPINELSKTAPYPNKLNTIIKSAKQSSQVALQNFGVTYPNPIVDGVGQKHLLESFQTTLKQQKQSSLSKRKEKELQEKKINDFFQNVLMNRKMRVPNNKNKFNNKIKAAMQRSKDSLHKMGVPSHSAIFDEDSQKQLLQFYKQILKRQSDHPDDDDDDDGEYNVKRFHLAVMRNCAKVINNRCAAARKKNFRKLV, encoded by the exons atgttgatgttTAATTGCATTTGGAGCCcgattttattaattttcatcTTCAGCAATGCACAGAATTGCATTTTCGGAAATATGCTCGGTGATCGCAAAATGCCAAG CTCGATAAACCCAAAATGGGCTGAAAGGAATCAAAAACCTATAGCCATTAGCCCAATCAATGAGCTGTCAAAAACTGCTCCTTATCCAAATAAACTCAACACTATCATCAAATCAGCAAAGCAAAGCTCACAAGTAGCACTTCAAAATTTTGGAGTAACATATCCCAATCCAATTGTGGATGGTGTGGGACAAAAACATCTCCTCGAATCATTTCAAACAACTCTGAAGCAGCAAAAACAATCGAGCTTGTCAAAACGAAAAGAAAAGGAGTTGCAAGAGAAAAagataaatgatttttttcaaaacgtGTTAATGAATCGCAAGATGCGAGTACctaataacaaaaacaagtttaACAATAAAATCAAGGCTGCAATGCAAAGATCCAAAGACTCATTACACAAAATGGGAGTTCCAAGTCATAGTGCTATATTCGATGAAGATAGTCAGAAACAGCTTTTGCAGTTTTACAAGCAAATACTGAAGCGGCAAAGTGACCATcctgatgacgatgacgacgacgatggTGAATATAATGTTAAAAGATTTCATCTTGCGGTTATGAGAAATTGTGCAAAAGTAATAAACAATCGATGTGCAgcggcaagaaaaaaaaattttaggaaattggTGTAG